The Symphalangus syndactylus isolate Jambi chromosome 8, NHGRI_mSymSyn1-v2.1_pri, whole genome shotgun sequence genome includes a window with the following:
- the LOC129487376 gene encoding egl nine homolog 1-like: MAGATGVRVPTRGCALAPLHRGRGWGRKRARRLRIPARWDKPAPARRPDRARRPRGEWQAQQEGTATPPHRLPGRVATLDGGSAGRGRGAAEGAFVRRVPERVAAGPAPAPLQRPPPARAPGPARIPGEATRGFCGPSPAWAAPPQAGEAEDSFGKPLRRL, translated from the coding sequence ATGGCGGGGGCCACGGGGGTCCGAGTCCCGACACGCGGCTGCGCACTCGCTCCCCTGCACCgcgggcggggctggggccggaaACGCGCGCGGCGGCTTCGGATTCCTGCGCGGTGGGACAAGCCCGCGCCTGCGCGCCGCCCGGACAGGGCACGTCGCCCGCGCGGGGAGTGGCAGGCCCAGCAGGAGGGGACCGCGACCCCGCCTCACCGCCTGCCGGGGCGGGTCGCCACGCTGGACGGGGGCAGCGCGGGGCGGGGTCGGGGGGCGGCAGAAGGCGCCTTTGTGCGCCGCGTCCCTGAGCGTGTCGCGGCGGGCCCGGCACCGGCCCCGCTCCAGCGCCCGCCCCCGGCCCGCGCCCCGGGCCCCGCGCGCATACCTGGCGAGGCCACGAGGGGATTCTGCGGGCCGAGCCCCGCCTGGGCTGCGCCGCCGCAGGCGGGAGAGGCTGAGGACTCTTTTGGGAAGCCCCTCCGCCGGCTGTAA